The proteins below come from a single Perca flavescens isolate YP-PL-M2 chromosome 8, PFLA_1.0, whole genome shotgun sequence genomic window:
- the LOC114559949 gene encoding cytochrome b-c1 complex subunit Rieske, mitochondrial produces MMSVAARSGALAPYLHSTKHAVKSLVKPGAKDLAPAAAPGGIRLAHTDIKIPDFTDYRRPEVTDPSKSSQDSSDARRSFSYLFTGATTVVGVYAAKTVVTQFLSSMSATADVLALSQIEIKLSEIPEGKNMTFKWRGKPLFVRHRTEKEIAAEEGVNISELRDPQHDKDRVINPKWMVVLGVCTHLGCVPIASAGDFGGYYCPCHGSHYDASGRIRKGPAPLNLEVPYYVFSDEDTLLVG; encoded by the exons ATGATGTCCGTGGCCGCTCGGTCCGGGGCTCTTGCCCCGTACTTGCATTCAACAAAACACGCAGTTAAAAGCCTGGTGAAACCTGGAGCCAAGGACTTGGCGCCTGCTGCTG CTCCTGGGGGGATCCGCCTTGCCCACACAGATATCAAGATTCCTGACTTTACAGACTACCGTCGCCCCGAGGTTACCGACCCCAGCAAGTCCTCCCAGGACAGCAGTGATGCAAGAAGGTCGTTCTCTTACCTTTTCACTGGAGCGACCACTGTGGTTGGTGTGTATGCAGCCAAGACAGTGGTCACCCAGTTTCTCTCCTCAATGAGTGCGACAGCAGATGTCCTGGCCCTATCCCAGATTGAGATCAAGCTCAGTGAGATCCCTGAAGGCAAAAACATGACCTTCAAGTGGAGGGGAAAGCCGCTGTTTGTCCGCCACCGCACAGAGAAGGAAATCGCCGCAGAGGAGGGTGTGAATATTTCGGAGCTGCGTGACCCCCAGCATGACAAGGATAGAGTGATTAACCCCAAGTGGATGGTCGTCCTAGGTGTGTGCACCCATCTGGGTTGTGTGCCCATCGCCAGTGCTGGAGACTTCGGAGGCTACTACTGTCCCTGCCACGGCTCCCACTACGATGCTTCAGGAAGAATAAGAAAGGGACCAGCGCCTCTTAACCTGGAGGTTCCCTACTATGTATTCTCTGATGAGGACACACTCTTGGTGGGATAA
- the rxylt1 gene encoding ribitol-5-phosphate xylosyltransferase 1 isoform X1 produces MKIPKRKLFLLIIFAYVAFSLYAAYNVFFSTKVISRVHRVVKKESGALSGGVRDGGAVAPFLAGDWNPWEDEQVDYNSALTKKREAFKQHLDRIDKNKPKRYRVQIWGKAAIGIYLWEHILEGPLNPTDKIAQWREGELQSGKIDFSFYTGPAVVQGHVPLDMHSLVLVLNGREQQKVSYSTRWLEHVQSLVQSHTVSHVAVVLLGNEHCNNNFIAPYLKRNGGFVELLFLVYDSPWVNDKDVFQWPLGVATYRQFPMIRPNAQLITSNRPYLCNFLGTVYKNSSRETLMQVLKQSGLEKECITTARDKWLPQETADSLRRYQTALAESELTLCPVGVNTECYRIYEACSYGSVPVVEDVLTPGTCAAGPSSPLRLLKAAGAPFIFISDWKELPAILERERGMSQEQRVDRRRRLLEWYASFRQQMKERFTEVIEETFFKSG; encoded by the exons atgaaaataccCAAAAGAAAACTATTCCTTCTAATTATTTTTGCGTATGTGGCTTTTTCACTCTATGCTGCATACAATGTCTTCTTTAGCACCAAAGTAATCTCCCGCGTTCACAGGGTGGTAAAGAAGGAGTCTGGAGCACTCTCGG GTGGTGTCAGAGACGGCGGTGCTGTTGCTCCGTTTTTAGCAGGTGATTGGAATCCGTGGGAGGATGAGCAGGTGGACTACAACTCTGCTCTGACCAAAAAGAGGGAGGCCTTCAAACAGCACCTGGATCGAATTGACAAGAACAAACCCAAAAGATACAGGGTACAAATCTGGGGGAAAGCTGCCATAG GGATTTACCTTTGGGAACATATTTTAGAGGGACCCCTCAACCCTACTGACAAGATCGCACAATGGAGAGAAGGAGAGCTGCAGTCAGGAAAGATTGATTTCAG TTTCTACACAGGTCCTGCTGTGGTCCAGGGCCATGTCCCTCTGGATATGCATAGCCTGGTGCTGGTTCTGAATGGCCGCGAGCAGCAGAAGGTCTCTTACTCTACACGGTGGCTGGAGCACGTCCAATCTCTGGTACAGTCCCACACAGTGTCACATGTGGCTGTGGTCCTGCTGGGCAACGAGCACTGCAACAACAACTTCATTGCCCCTTACTTAAAGAGAAATGGTGGCTTTGTGGAACTGCTGTTTCTAGTGTACGACAGCCCCTGGGTCAATGACAAGGATGTCTTCCAGTGGCCTCTCGGTGTCGCTAC ATATAGACAGTTTCCTATGATCAGGCCAAATGCCCAACTGATTACCTCCAACAGGCCATACCTCTGCAATTTCCTAGGAACTGTTTACAAAAATTCCTCCAGAGAGACTCTCATGCAGGTGCTGAAACAGTCTGGTCTGGAAAAGGAATGCATCACCACTGCCAGGGATAA GTGGCTCCCTCAGGAGACAGCAGACAGCCTGAGACGCTATCAGACAGCTCTGGCTGAGAGCGAGCTCACTCTCTGTCCAGTTGGAGTCAACACCGAGTGCTACCGCATCTACGAGGCCTGCTCGTATGGCTCCGTGCCAGTGGTGGAAGATGTACTGACACCTGGGACTTGCGCGGCAGGGCCCAGCTCCCCACTACGCCTGCTCAAAGCTGCAGGAGCACCCTTCATCTTCATCAGCGATTGGAAGGAGCTACCGGCCATCTTGGAGAGGGAGCGAGGGATGAGCCAGGAGCAGAGGgtggacaggaggaggaggctgcTGGAGTGGTACGCCAGCTTCCGTCAGCAGATGAAGGAGAGGTTCACCGAGGTCATCGAGGAGACTTTCTTCAAGAGCGGCTGA
- the rxylt1 gene encoding ribitol-5-phosphate xylosyltransferase 1 isoform X2, protein MIRPNAQLITSNRPYLCNFLGTVYKNSSRETLMQVLKQSGLEKECITTARDKWLPQETADSLRRYQTALAESELTLCPVGVNTECYRIYEACSYGSVPVVEDVLTPGTCAAGPSSPLRLLKAAGAPFIFISDWKELPAILERERGMSQEQRVDRRRRLLEWYASFRQQMKERFTEVIEETFFKSG, encoded by the exons ATGATCAGGCCAAATGCCCAACTGATTACCTCCAACAGGCCATACCTCTGCAATTTCCTAGGAACTGTTTACAAAAATTCCTCCAGAGAGACTCTCATGCAGGTGCTGAAACAGTCTGGTCTGGAAAAGGAATGCATCACCACTGCCAGGGATAA GTGGCTCCCTCAGGAGACAGCAGACAGCCTGAGACGCTATCAGACAGCTCTGGCTGAGAGCGAGCTCACTCTCTGTCCAGTTGGAGTCAACACCGAGTGCTACCGCATCTACGAGGCCTGCTCGTATGGCTCCGTGCCAGTGGTGGAAGATGTACTGACACCTGGGACTTGCGCGGCAGGGCCCAGCTCCCCACTACGCCTGCTCAAAGCTGCAGGAGCACCCTTCATCTTCATCAGCGATTGGAAGGAGCTACCGGCCATCTTGGAGAGGGAGCGAGGGATGAGCCAGGAGCAGAGGgtggacaggaggaggaggctgcTGGAGTGGTACGCCAGCTTCCGTCAGCAGATGAAGGAGAGGTTCACCGAGGTCATCGAGGAGACTTTCTTCAAGAGCGGCTGA